From a region of the Triticum aestivum cultivar Chinese Spring chromosome 7D, IWGSC CS RefSeq v2.1, whole genome shotgun sequence genome:
- the LOC123168755 gene encoding 21 kDa protein, which produces MPRSGALPLLAALVLALAAAAAASASNSKGAPAATDFIRKSCRETQYPSVCMQSLSSYGKPPPRSPQELARAALSVSADRARSASAYVGRICGPGLRSGSGAKAKSSPARDCLENMADSVGHLRDAAKELDGSLGRAGSPAFRWHLSNVQTWCSAALTDENTCLDGLSRGVDAGTRAAIRSKVVEVAQVTSNALALVNKVGSGH; this is translated from the coding sequence ATGCCTCGCTCCGGCGCTCTCCCCCTCCTCGCCGCGCTGGTCCTCGCcttggcggccgcggcggcggcgtcggcctcGAACTCGAAGGGCGCTCCGGCGGCCACCGACTTCATCCGCAAGTCGTGCCGCGAGACGCAGTACCCGTCGGTGTGCATGCAGAGCCTGTCGTCGTACGGCAAACCGCCGCCGCGCAGCCCGCAGGAGCTGGCGCGCGCGGCGCTGTCGGTGAGCGCGGACCGCGCGCGGTCGGCGTCGGCGTACGTGGGGCGGATCTGCGGGCCGGGCCTCCGCAGCGGCAGCGGCGCCAAGGCGAAGAGCAGCCCCGCGCGCGACTGCCTGGAGAACATGGCGGACAGCGTGGGCCACCTGCGCGACGCGGCCAAGGAGCTGGACGGGAGCCTGGGCCGGGCCGGGTCGCCGGCGTTCAGGTGGCACCTGAGCAACGTGCAGACCTGGTGCAGCGCGGCGCTCACCGACGAGAACACCTGCCTCGACGGGCTCTCCCGCGGCGTGGACGCCGGCACGCGCGCCGCCATCCGGAGCAAGGTCGTGGAGGTCGCCCAGGTCACCAGCAACGCCCTGGCGCTCGTCAACAAGGTCGGGTCCGGGCACTAG